In Equus caballus isolate H_3958 breed thoroughbred chromosome 25, TB-T2T, whole genome shotgun sequence, one DNA window encodes the following:
- the ZNF462 gene encoding zinc finger protein 462 isoform X5 — translation MEVLQCDGCDFRAPSYEDLKAHIQDVHTAFLQPTDVAEDNANEPRSGSMNASNQTEVEFSSIKDEFVIAEDLSGQNAAALGTGSYYGHSPGYYSQHIAPNPKPTNKFFQCKFCVRYFRSKNLLIEHTRKVHGAQAEGSSAGSPVPGSLNYNIMMHEGFGKVFSCQFCTYKSPRRARIIKHQKMYHKNNLKETTAPPPTPAPLPDPVIPPVSLQDPCKELPAEVVERSILESMVKPLTKSRGNFCCEWCSYQTPRRERWCDHMMKKHRSMVKILSSLRQQQEGTNLPDVQNKSAPSPTSNSTYLSMNAASREIPNTNVSNFRGSISNSIMRPNSSSASKFSPMSYPPMKPKSPHNSGLVNLAERSRYGMADMTNSSADLETNSMLNDSSSDEELNEIDSENGLNAMDHQTAGMSAEQLMGSDGNKLLETKGIPFRRFMNRFQCPFCPFLTMHRRSISRHIENIHLSGKTAVYKCDECPFTCKSSLKLGAHKQCHTGTTSDWDAVNSQSESISSSLNEGVVSYESSSINGRKAGVLLDPLQQQQPPPPPPPPPPPPPSQPQPPQLQPPHQVPPQPQPPPTQQPQPPVQAPPLHPYKCTMCNYSTTTLKGLRVHQQHKHSFCDNLPKFEGQPSSLPLESETDSHPSSSNTVKKSQTSILGLSSKNNFVAKASRKLANDFPLDLSPVKKRTRIDEIASNLQSKINQTKQQEDAVINVEDDEEEEEDNEVEIEVELDREEEPTEPVMEVPTSFAAQQIWARDASESQKEPNFRSVTHDYNATNGAEIELTLSEDEEDYYGSTTNMKDHQVSSTALLNTQTPIYGTEHNSENTDFSDSGRLYYCKHCDFNNKSARSVSTHYQRMHPYIKFSFRYILDPNDHSAVYRCLECYIDYTNFEDLQQHYGEHHPEAMNVLNFDHSDLIYRCRFCSYTSPNVRSLMPHYQRMHPTVKINNAMIFSSYVVEQQEGLNTESQTLREILNSAPKNMATSTPVARGGGMPATFNKNTPSKTFTPECENQKDPSVNTVVVYDCDVCSFASPNMHSVLVHYQKKHPEEKASYFRIQKTMRMVSVDRGSALSQLSFEVGAPMSPKMSNMGSPPPPQPPPPDLSTELYYCKHCSYSNRSVVGVLVHYQKRHPEIKVTAKYIRQAPPTAAMMRGAEGPQGSPRPPAPMPQLTRSSSERDGPPVENEMFFCQHCDYGNRTVKGVLIHYQKKHRDFKANADVIRQHTATIRSLCDRNQKKPASCVLVPPSNVERDKTKLRALKCRQCSYTSPYFYALRKHIKKDHPALKATVTSIMRWAFLDGLIEAGYHCEWCIYSHVEPSGLLLHYQRRHPEHYVDYTYMATKLWAGPDPSPPSLAMPAEAKTYRCRDCVFEAVSIWDITNHYQAFHPWAMNGDESVLLDIIKEKDAIENPLPLAEELVGPLNCENSMPTPLPEQEAECPEDARLSPEKSIQLASANPAISSTPYQCTVCQSEYNNLHGLLTHYGKKHPGMKVKAADFAQDIDINPGAVYKCRHCPYINTRIHGVLTHYQKRHPSIKVTAEDFVHDVEQSADIAQNDVEETSRIFKQGYGAYRCKLCPYTHGTLEKLKIHYEKYHNQPEFDVFSPSPPKLPVSLEPEITTEVSPSQVSITEEEVGEEPLSTSHFSTSHLVSHTVFRCQLCKYFCSTRKGIARHYRIKHNNVRAQPEGKNNLFKCALCAYTNPIRKGLAAHYQKRHDIDAYYTHCLAASRTISDKPNKVIIPSPPKDDSPQLSEELRRAVEKKKCSLCSFQSFSKKGIVSHYMKRHPGVFPKKQHASKLGGYFTAVYADEHEKPMLMEEEERGSFEKAEVEGSEAQEIEWLPFRCIKCFKLSFSTAELLCMHYTDHHSRDLKRDFIILGSGPRLQNSAYQCKHCDSKLQSTAELTSHLNIHNEEFQKRAKRQERRKQLLSKQKYADGAFADFKQERPFGHLEEVPKIKERKVVGYKCKFCVEVHPTLRAICNHLRKHVQYGSVPAVSAAVKGLRSHERSHLALAMFTREDKYSCQYCSFVSAFRHNLDRHMQTHHGHHKPFRCKLCSFKSSYNSRLKTHILKAHAGEHAYKCSWCSFSTMTISQLKEHSLKVHGKALTLPRPRIVSLLSSHAHHSSQKAAPAEEVEDSNASLATCYPAPA, via the exons ATGGAGGTGCTTCAGTGTGATGGCTGTGACTTCAGAGCCCCATCTTATGAAGATCTCAAGGCGCACATTCAGGATGTCCACACGGCATTTCTGCAGCCAACTGATGTTGCTGAAGACAATGCTAATGAGCCACGATCGGGGTCCATGAATGCCAGTAATCAGACAGAGGTGGAATTTTCTTCTATAAAGGATGAATTTGTGATTGCAGAGGATTTATCAG GTCAAAATGCAGCTGCGTTGGGGACTGGAAGTTACTATGGCCACAGTCCAGGATATTACAGTCAGCATATTGCCCCTAATCCCAAACCAACAAACAAGTTTTTTCAATGCAAGTTCTGCGTACGCTACTTCAGGTCGAAAAACCTCCTCATTGAACACACTAGGAAGGTCCACGGAGCTCAAGCTGAAGGGAGTTCGGCAGGATCCCCTGTTCCAGGATCCTTAAATTATAATATCATGATGCACGAGGGTTTTGGAAAGGTCTTCTCTTGCCAGTTTTGCACATACAAGTCACCGAGGAGGGCAAGAATAATTAAGCATCAGAAGATGTATCACAAGAACAATTTGAAGGAGACCACTGCTCCCCCCCCTACCCCTGCTCCGCTGCCCGACCCCGTCATCCCACCCGTGTCCCTGCAGGACCCCTGCAAGGAACTGCCAGCAGAGGTCGTGGAGCGCAGCATCTTAGAATCCATGGTGAAGCCTTTGACCAAGTCTCGAGGCAACTTTTGCTGTGAGTGGTGCAGCTACCAGACCCCCCGCCGAGAACGCTGGTGTGACCACATGATGAAGAAACACCGCAGTATGGTCAAGATCCTTTCCAGTCTCAGACAGCAACAAGAAGGGACTAATCTACCTGATGTGCAGAACAAGAGCGCCCCCAGCCCCACTTCCAACTCCACTTACCTGTCCATGAATGCTGCAAGCCGGGAGATCCCCAACACGAACGTCTCCAACTTCAGGGGCTCCATCAGTAACTCCATCATGAGACCCAATTCTTCTTCAGCTTCCAAGTTTTCGCCCATGTCTTACCCTCCGATGAAGCCGAAGTCACCTCACAATTCTGGCCTCGTTAACTTGGCAGAGAGATCCCGTTATGGAATGGCTGACATGACCAATTCTTCTGCCGACCTGGAAACGAACAGTATGCTGAATGACTCTAGTTCTGATGAAGAGTTAAATGAAATAGACAGTGAGAATGGTTTAAATGCTATGGATCACCAGACAGCAGGCATGTCTGCAGAGCAGCTGATGGGCTCAGATGGCAACAAATTATTGGAGACCAAGGGGATTCCATTTAGAAGATTCATGAATCGGTTCCAGTGCCCCTTTTGTCCTTTCCTCACCATGCATCGGCGTAGCATCTCCCGTCACATAGAAAACATCCACTTATCTGGAAAGACAGCTGTCTACAAATGTGACGAATGTCCGTTTACTTGCAAGAGCTCCTTAAAACTCGGGGCTCACAAACAGTGTCACACGGGTACAACGTCAGATTGGGATGCTGTGAATTCCCAGAGTGAAAGCATTTCTTCCTCACTGAATGAAGGTGTAGTGTCTTACGAGAGCTCAAGCATCAATGGCAGGAAGGCAGGAGTCTTGCTGGATCCCTTGCAGCAGCAACAGCCAccgccaccaccgccaccaccaccaccgccgcctcCGTCCCAGCCGCAGCCACCGCAGCTACAGCCACCACATCAGgtgccaccccagccccagccgccACCAACACAGCAGCCGCAGCCACCCGTGCAAGCCCCGCCCCTGCACCCATACAAATGCACCATGTGTAATTACTCCACCACGACTTTGAAAGGGCTAAGAGTCCATCAGCAGCACAAACACTCATTTTGCGACAACTTGCCAAAATTCGAGGGGCAGCCCTCAAGCCTACCATTGGAAAGTGAGACCGACAGCCACCCCTCTTCCAGCAACACTGTGAAGAAAAGTCAGACCTCAATTCTTGGGTTGTCCTCCAAGAATAATTTTGTAGCTAAGGCCTCTAGGAAGCTCGCGAATGACTTTCCTCTCGACTTATCGCCCGTGAAGAAGAGAACTAGGATCGACGAGATTGCGAGTAACCTGCAAAGCAAAATTAACCAAACCAAACAGCAGGAAGATGCGGTGATCAATGTCGAGGATGacgaagaggaagaggaagacaatGAAGTGGAGATAGAGGTGGAGCTGGACAGGGAGGAAGAGCCGACGGAGCCAGTCATGGAGGTGCCCACTTCCTTTGCAGCCCAACAGATTTGGGCACGAGATGCCAGCGAGTCCCAGAAGGAGCCCAACTTCAGAAGTGTCACCCACGATTACAACGCCACCAACGGGGCTGAGATTGAGCTCACCCTTTCTGAAGATGAAGAGGATTATTACGGCTCCACGACCAACATGAAAGATCACCAAGTTTCCAGTACCGCTCTGCTGAACACCCAGACTCCTATTTACGGAACTGAGCACAATAGTGAAAATACAGACTTTAGTGACTCTGGAAGGCTATACTATTGCAAACACTGTGACTTTAACAACAAATCGGCCCGGAGTGTCAGCACCCACTACCAACGAATGCACCCGTACATTAAATTCAGCTTTAGGTACATCTTGGACCCCAACGATCACAGCGCAGTGTATAGGTGTCTGGAATGCTACATCGATTACACCAATTTTGAGGATCTACAGCAGCATTACGGCGAACACCACCCAGAAGCCATGAATGTACTCAACTTTGACCATTCGGACCTGATCTACCGGTGTCGGTTTTGTTCCTACACCAGCCCGAACGTTAGAAGCCTGATGCCACATTACCAAAGAATGCATCCCACCGTTAAGATTAACAACGCGATGATATTTTCAAGCTATGTCGTGGAGCAGCAGGAAGGACTGAATACGGAATCCCAGACACTGAGGGAGATTCTGAATTCGGCTCCCAAGAACATGGCGACTTCCACTCCCGTGGCTCGTGGTGGCGGTATGCCAGCGACGTTTAATAAAAACACTCCTTCCAAGACCTTTACTCCAGAATGTGAAAACCAGAAGGACCCCTCGGTTAACACCGTTGTCGTTTATGACTGTGACGTTTGCTCATTCGCAAGCCCCAATATGCATTCTGTCCTGGTTCATTATCAGAAGAAACACCCAGAAGAAAAGGCTTCCTACTTTAGGATCCAGAAAACCATGCGAATGGTGTCTGTGGACAGGGGCTCTGCCCTTTCTCAGTTATCATTTGAGGTGGGTGCTCCAATGTCTCCCAAAATGTCCAACATGGgttccccaccccccccacaacCCCCGCCACCAGACCTCAGTACTGAGCTTTACTACTGCAAACACTGTTCCTACAGCAATCGGTCAGTTGTGGGAGTGCTTGTCCACTACCAGAAAAGGCACCCAGAAATAAAGGTCACTGCCAAATATATCAGACAGGCTCCTCCCACAGCTGCAATGATGAGAGGGGCCGAGGGGCCCCAAGGCTCCCCCCGGCCACCTGCCCCCATGCCACAGCTGACCCGCAGCAGCTCCGAGAGAGATGGCCCTCCTGTGGAGAATGAGATGTTTTTTTGCCAGCACTGTGATTACGGGAACCGAACGGTCAAAGGTGTCCTCATTCATTATCAGAAGAAGCACCGGGACTTCAAAGCCAACGCAGATGTGATCCGGCAGCACACGGCCACCATCCGAAGCCTCTGTGACCGTAACCAGAAGAAGCCTGCCAGTTGCGTGCTTGTCCCCCCCTCTAACGTGGAGCGGGACAAGACCAAACTCCGAGCGCTCAAGTGTAGGCAGTGTTCGTATACCTCCCCCTACTTCTATGCACTGAGGAAGCATATCAAGAAAGACCACCCTGCCCTGAAGGCCACGGTCACGTCCATCATGCGATGGGCGTTTCTAGATGGCTTGATAGAAGCTGGCTACCACTGCGAGTGGTGCATCTATTCCCACGTGGAGCCCAGTGGTTTGCTCCTACATTACCAAAGGAGGCATCCAGAACATTACGTTGACTACACTTACATGGCCACCAAACTCTGGGCTGGGCcagacccctcccctccctctctcgcCATGCCAGCTGAAGCCAAAACATACAGATGCAGAGACTGTGTTTTTGAAGCCGTCTCCATCTGGGACATCACCAATCACTACCAAGCGTTCCACCCGTGGGCCATGAATGGTGATGAGTCGGTGCTGCTGGATATCATCAAGGAGAAAGATGCTATTGAGAATCCCCTCCCTCTTGCTGAAGAGTTGGTGGGCCCTTTGAATTGTGAGAACAGTATGCCCACGCCACTCCCCGAGCAGGAAGCTGAATGCCCAGAGGATGCAAGACTTTCCCCAGAGAAAAGCATCCAGCTAGCTTCCGCCAACCCCGCCATATCCTCCACCCCGTACCAGTGCACGGTGTGCCAGTCTGAGTATAATAACCTGCATGGCCTTCTCACCCACTATGGGAAGAAGCACCCAGGCATGAAAGTGAAGGCTGCTGACTTCGCCCAGGACATCGACATCAACCCAGGCGCCGTCTACAAGTGTAGGCATTGCCCGTATATCAACACCCGCATCCACGGCGTCCTGACCCACTACCAGAAGCGACACCCGTCCATCAAGGTGACCGCCGAGGACTTTGTGCATGACGTGGAGCAATCTGCCGACATAGCCCAGAATGACGTGGAGGAGACGAGCAGGATCTTCAAGCAAGGGTATGGCGCCTACCGCTGCAAACTGTGTCCGTACACGCATGGCACTTTGGAGAAACTCAAAATCCACTATGAGAAGTATCACAATCAGCCTGAATTTGACGTCTTTTCCCCGTCACCCCCGAAGCTGCCGGTCTCCCTCGAGCCCGAGATAACCACTGAGGTGAGCCCCTCCCAAGTCTCCATCAccgaggaggaggtgggagaggagccCCTGTCCACTTCTCACTTCTCTACCTCGCACCTGGTCTCCCACACTGTGTTCCGGTGCCAGCTCTGTAAGTACTTCTGCTCCACGAGGAAGGGGATCGCCAGGCACTACCGCATCAAGCACAACAACGTCCGAGCCCAGCCAGAGGGCAAGAACAACCTCTTCAAGTGTGCCCTGTGTGCCTACACCAACCCCATCCGCAAAGGGCTGGCGGCCCACTACCAGAAGCGCCACGATATTGATGCGTATTACACCCACTGCCTGGCAGCCTCCAGGACCATCAGCGACAAGCCCAACAAGGTGATCATCCCGTCACCCCCCAAGGACGACTCCCCGCAGCTCAGCGAGGAACTCCGGCGGGCAGTGGAGAAGAAAAAGTGCTCCCTGTGCTCCTTCCAGTCCTTCAGCAAGAAGGGCATCGTGTCCCATTACATGAAGCGCCACCCGGGGGTGTTCCCAAAGAAGCAGCACGCCAGCAAGCTGGGGGGCTACTTCACCGCCGTCTACGCCGACGAGCACGAGAAGCCGATGCtgatggaagaggaggagagaggcagctTCGAGAAAGCCGAGGTGGAGGGAAGCGAAGCTCAGGAAATCGAGTGGCTCCCGTTCCGCTGCATCAAATGCTTCAAGCTGTCCTTCAGCACGGCGGAGCTGCTGTGCATGCATTACACTGACCACCACAGTCGGGACCTGAAGAGGGACTTCATCATCCTGGGCAGCGGCCCCCGCTTGCAGAACTCCGCCTACCAGTGTAAGCACTGCGATAGCAAACTGCAGAGCACCGCCGAGCTGACCTCACACTTGAACATTCACAATGAGGAATTCCAGAAGCGTGCCAAACGTCAGGAGAGGAGGAAACAGCTTTTGAGCAAGCAGAAATATGCAGATGGTGCTTTTGCAGATTTCAAACAAGAGAGG CCTTTTGGTCACTTAGAAGAGGTGCCAAAGATCAAGGAGAGGAAGGTGGTGGGCTACAAGTGTAAGTTCTGTGTGGAAGTGCACCCGACGCTCCGAGCCATCTGTAATCACCTCCGGAAACACGTCCAGTACGGCAGTGTCCCAGCCGTGTCAGCCGCCGTGAAG GGGCTGCGTTCTCATGAGAGGAGCCATCTGGCCCTGGCCATGTTTACCCGCGAGGACAAGTACAGCTGCCAGTATTGCTCCTTTGTTTCTGCTTTCAGGCACAA TTTGGATCGCCATATGCAAACCCACCACGGACACCATAAACCGTTCCGATGCAAACTCTGCTCCTTCAAGTCCTCCTATAACAGCCGGCTGAAGACACATATACTCAAAGCTCATGCTG GTGAACATGCCTACAAGTGTTCTTGGTGCTCCTTTTCCACCATGACAATCAGCCAGTTGAAGGAACACTCCCTCAAGGTCCACGGAAAAGCCCTGACCCTCCCCAGGCCACGAATTGTCAGTCTCCTCTCCTCACACGCCCACCACTCCTCTCAAAAAGCTGCCCCGGCTGAAGAAGTAGAAGACTCCAACG CATCTCTAGCAACCTGCTATCCAGCACCAGCTTGA